One Microtus pennsylvanicus isolate mMicPen1 chromosome 10, mMicPen1.hap1, whole genome shotgun sequence genomic window, TGCAGCCTATGGTTGTAGCACAGAGGACTTGGTGCTGGAGCTGTTTTATCTTAGGGCTCTTTTCCCTGGCATTTATCTGGTCCTTCTAAAGGATAAGAACTCTTTTGAGAAACTGTAACTATAATACTAATCCCCATTACACtttatttcctcctcctcttctttttctttttggttttcgagacagggtttctttgtgtagcctttactgtcctagaactagctctatagaccagttGGCATTGAATTCATAGTAATCTGCCTGCTtatgcctccaaagtgctgggattaagataTAACCAGCACTGTCCAGTTCCCAGTGAACTTTTTAACATTAACTAACATCCTAACACATCTGCCTATCTAAATTAAATGCCAGGTAAGTTTTTAAAACTAGGAATCTTTGCatatgaatctctctctctttttcttttttaattttttgagacagggtttctctgtagctttggagcctgtccgggaactagctcttgtagaccaggctggcctcgaactcacagagatctgcctgtcctgcctccctagtgctggggttaaaggcatgcatcaccactgcccagcaaagcaATACTACCCAACGTGGGGGCATGAATGCTTCTGAATCTTAATAAGACGAACATATTGAAGCTGGTTGGTACATCTTTTAGAAAGCCTTTCTTTATGTTCCTTGGATTATAATTCTTGAAGATCCCAGGTCACTATAAGGTGGTGCTCCCTATAGATGGCCCAGGCTGAGAGCATCTCTGTGGTGTGCCCTGGCATAATCACTGTCCTCCCTAGTTTGTAGACAGTGACAGTCTGATCCAGGGACCCGGGTATGTGGCATAGCACGGTCAGTGTGTAGTTTGCTGTGCATGTGTCCTTTTATTAGGAAGCATGCTGTCTGCCCTTCCGTAATCCTAGTCCAGTTAATTGGGCACAGAAGTGGTAGTTGATTTTGAAACGAAATGTCCCCTCATGAAGATCTTCATGACCTCGGTGAGAGACGCCAGTAAGAGAAATGCATACATTGGAAGGACGGAATCCATGTCGTCTTTCCCTTTCACAAGAATcatgtttccattttgtttagAGGCTTTTCAGTGCAACACAGCCTGCCTTTTCCTTCTGGGTGGGAGAAGCTTTCCAGTTTAGAAGGCAGACGttcacgcacgcgcgcacacacggtCTGCTGATCATTCACTTTGGAAACTAAACACAGTTCAAGTTGCTGCATGAATTAAAGAGGGGGGATCCAATTGACTTGGTGAAGTTGCGGCCACCCCAGGGTCTTTAGTTCCAGGAGGTTCTGAGTAGCAGCCTTGTCTACCCAGAGACATTGCCTTCCTTTTTCATCTCGTGCGGGAAGGAGGGGCTGACACTGGTCACCTGCAGGAGACCAGGAGTTGGACCCCACAGATGCTCACGAGCTACAGAACCCCACACCTAGCAAAAACTTCTTCCTAGTCTGGCCCCAGAGCTAGGAACTAGACAGGGAGAGGGGTGGATGAGGTGAGGGGGCGGGGAGGGCTAGGCTCCGCCCTTCTGTTACTTCTCTCAACCTGGCACAGGTACCCGCAGACCAGAGCCTGCAGCAGTCTCTATCTCCTCTGCTTTCAAGAGGTTGGACGTGGTGCAGAACCCAGAGAAGTCCGTGCCCAGCCATGGGGAGCCGCGTTTCTCGGGAAGATTTTGAGTGGGTCGACACCAATGAGCCGCATGCACAGAGGAGGCTCGAGATCCTGGGTGAGGTCTTGTGGCTATGCACCATAGTGTGTTGTGTGGTCTCTGCTCAGGTTCCCAATAGAAGGAGAGGCCTAGGCTAGGTTCTGGGTGCTCACAGCCTTGGGGATGCATGGCAGAGGCTGGTCCCTGGGCATGGGCACCCTCAACCCAACCTGCTGATTTGGGTTAAGGATCTCCAGACTGAGACATCCCAGGCCTTATCCACTAGCTAGGAGACTCTAAGGATGTCCAATGGGCAGTGGATTTCCTAAATAGCCTGCCACTGGAGTGTGAGGCACAGGAAGTGGTCCTGGGAAATCTTGGGGTCCCTGAAGCCAACTACATGTGAACCAATGCAGATAAGTTCCCTTGAGGGGCCCCAGGGATTCCTGGAGAGAACAGGTCCTGGTGTGCTTGTATCTCCTGTCTTTGTGAGCCTACCACAAACCTGGGACCACAAGGGCAGCTCATAGACAATTCTCATCCTTTCTGGCTGTCAGGGTGAAGAAACTGGAGCACAGATGACAGCCAAATACAGAAATACCTGGCTTGTCCTGGAAGTTGTTTAGGGCTTTAAACCAGTCTGACCAGGTCTTACAGCTCTAGAGTAGACAGGGAACCTCTGTGCTCACAGGGAATGCTCTTCCCTCCCAGCTGAGTTGGGTTCTTTCTGACATTCCCTAACCTCCCCTCGTTCCAGGGTTTTGACTTTTCTGCCTTTTAGAAGCTGCAGTGAGAAGGAAGGAGGTCAATGCTGGGGGGAGGATTCTAACCCGGTTTAGACCGCCTGCAAAGAGCATGCTTTTCACCTCTTCTGTCTGTAGAAGTACACCGTGAGGACCCCACACCCTCTGCTGTCCCCAACACAGCGCTTGAACCATGAGCATGTCCCCAAAGTCACAACACCCTAGAGGGCAGTGACTCTTGCTGCCTCTGTATAGTGTACACTGTGCCAAAGTCACcactcacagtcacagatgggaCAGGGAGACTGTGATGGAAATAAAGTCAACACTACACGACAAACTGACACTTCAAGGCACACCTTCAAGAGAAAAATCACTCCCTTCCTAAGAAGTTCATGAAACCGCTAGAGTTATCTGATCTACCAGACACGCCTCCAAATCTCAAatgtataaaatttatataaaacagGGTAACGATGccagaaagagaacaaaataacTTCTTAGCAGTAGATGCTACGTAAACTATTGTGCATGAAGTGCTTGGCAAAGAATTTGTGAGAacggggctggggatgtagctgagGGGTTGACTGTTTGTACGGCCTGTGTGAGGCCCAGCCAACACCTTACTGAAAGGGGACAGAGCCGAAAGCATTTCCTCCACATTCAGGAAGAAGGCAAGGCTGCTCCTGCTCGGTTTGGTTTTATACTAAGAAGTCCAAGAAAGAGTAAATGGGccaaagagagacaggaaatagaaagcaGAATGTCAAATGTCCTATTTGCCCAGGTGACTGCACATGCAGGAAAGCCGACTCCACATAAGGCTATTAGACATGACCAGTCAGCAACACAGCAGAACACAGAGGCAGTCAGCAGCCAAGAACTAGCTaatttgctgggcatggtggtgaacGCCTGTGTACTAGCTACTCGGGAGGCCGACGCAGGCTAGCCAACATAGCAAGAATCCATCTTTTAAAACCCTTTacctctggggctggagatatggctcagcagttaagaggattTATTGCTCTGCAGACGATCCAGAGTTGGTTTCCAGTACTGACATGACAACTCACAAACACCTGTTACGCCTGTGCCGGGGAGCAGACACCCTTCTGAGCAGCTCACGAACACCTGTTACTCCCCTGCCAGGGTATCAAGacacccttctctggcctctgaggacaatGGTACCAAGAcacattcaggccaaacattcatattgatgacagggtttctctgtgcagccctgcagTCTAGGAACTACTGTCTagactgtgtagactaggctggctctGATAACATCTagactgtgtagactaggctagctctGAAATCAGAGATCtacagtcctctctctctctctctctctctctctctctctctctctctctctctctctctctctcgttctgggattaaaagtgtgcttcaccatgcccagctggcataaaataattttttaaagtttaactaAAAGTCCTGAGTTTCTCCATatccaaaaaaataaacttgGTGGGAGAGAGATACTAAGTTCCCCTCACAATAGCCGTAAATAGTTAACTAGCTCAAAGTGAAGTTTACCAATGACATAATAGACTTTGATAATGAAAATTACATAATATTCATGAGAAATTGAAGTAGACACACAAAGTCATGGAAGTATCCACATAGAGGATTTTGAAATTTTACTCCTCCCAGAATATAAAAACTGACTCaaactgggcttggtggcacatgcctttaatccaagccagTCAGGCTAtgtggggaaaccctgtctcaaatcaaaacaaaacaaaataaaacctgaaagTGCATCAAATACCTATGTTAAGACCAGAAACAACGGAGAGAAATCATAGGGAAGACAAGTGAAGATTGTGTGTAGAAACAATTTTCTGTATTGGAGCTCAAaggcaaacaaacacaacaaaaattgaaaaataggGTTTTACTAAAGCAAGTGCCTCTGCAGAGCAGAGAGAGTAATCAACAGAGTGAGAGGGAAAGAATGGAAAGTATTTGCCAACTGGTCATGTGACAGAGGACTAATATCTAGAATGCATGAGgattattaaaaaacaacaacaaaacacccaagTAATCCAAGTTTAAAAGGAGTAAGTGATAAGAAGCAGCACtcctcaaaacaagcaaacaacaaaaaccaaagcaataaATGgccaagaaataaatgaaaaaaattcccagtgtccttatataagagaaatgtaaacaaaccTGCAATAATATCCCACTATGACTAAAATGACTGTTACTGATTAAACATCGAGAAAGATGCGGTGAGCACCAGGTTCAGTGAtaggctctgtctcaaaatacaaggtagaggggctggagagatggctcagtatacgagcacctgctcttgcagaggacccaggcacACACCCGATGACTCCAACCaccataactctagttctaggagatctgacgccttcttctgacctccatgtacacGGAGCATACgcggtgcacatacagacatgcaggcaaaagccttatacacataaaattaaaaggtatcttttaaaatgtaaactataaggtggagagtgactaaGGAGCAATTcctcattgactttttttttaaactatttttattgtttatttaatgtgcatttggtgtgaaggtgtcagatcccccctgcaactggatcttcagacagttgtgagctgccatgtgggtgctgggaattgaacccagatcctttggaagagcagtcggtgctcttaaccactgagccatctctccagccccttcctcatTGACTTTTGCACACAGAACTATGCACATGCTATTCTGTGTAGATAATGTATGGAGGTCAGTATGTCAGATAACAGCAGACATAGAAGGGTAAGTACCACAGCTCCTTCACACGGAAAAGCCACAACAAGTTGATTTGGAAATGGAAACACTGTTGCTACAGATTAGGAAGTGTATcaaggagaggcaggaaaggggaaGATAGATTTGACCTATACAAGGGTGTCTTTTGCTCAAGCACAAAGTCTGCCACCTAAATTcaagaatatttagaaaataaataattgtgcTCCTTTATTATATCATACAGTGTTTTGCATATTATTATTAAATGCTCAGAAATACTAACTAAATGATAAATGACAAATAATTGTTTCTTCAAGGGATAGAATACTTTATTCAATCTTGATTTGTCATTACATCCTTAGAGAAAGTAAAATATTGAGCTAGGAGGCTTTActtaatgtgtatgtgtctaagtgtatatgtgtgcaccagGTACGTGCTGGCTGGACGGTGAGCCccaaggatccacctgtctctgcctccctagcatgGGGATTAAAAGATCATGCTagtactgggcagtggtggcatatgtctttaattccaacatttgggGCTCAGaaccaggaggatctctgtgagttcaagaccagccagggttgtgacacagagaaaccctgtctcgaaaaaccaaaaagaaaacacacacacagagaaagagagagagaagagagaagagagagagagagagagagagagagagagagagagagagagagagagagagagagagacagagagaggatcaTGCTAGCaaacttggtttttgtttgggttctggaggtcaaacccaggtcttcatgcttgcatagcaagcgctttgccagctgagctctctccccagGCCCCATCAAAATTTCTTAGCTATGTTCACtatttttttgtaattataaCTGTATTTTTAGCCACTTAtgattcttgttgtttttttttttcttacagcaaAGTATCCGGAGATAAAATCCTTGATGAAGCCTGACCCCAACCTGATCTGGATCATAACTGCGATGGTTCTCACCCACATAGCTTCCTTTTACTTAGTGAAAGACTTGGAGTGGAAATGGGTCCTATTTTGGTCCTTTGTCTTTGGTAGCTCCATTAACCACTCAATGACTATGGCTATCCATGAGATTTCCCACAATTTCCCCTTTGGCCACTACAGGGCGCTGTGGAACCGCTGGTTTGGAATGTTTGCTAACCTCCCTTTTGGGATTCCATATTCGGTTTCCTATAAAATGTATCACATGGACCATCATCGATACCTCGGAGTGGATGGCATCGATGTGGACGCTCCTTCTCATTTTGAGGGCTGGTTCTTCTGCACCACCTTCAGGAAGCTTGTCTGGGTTGTTTTCCAgcctttgtttattttccttcgACCTTATTTTGTCAGTCCCAAACCAGTTACTTCTCTGGAAATGATCAATATTGTGGCCCAGATGACTTTTAACAGTATAGTTTACTATGTTTGGGGAATCAAGTCTCTAGTCTACATGTTGACAGCCTCTCTATTTGGCCTGGGTTTGAACCCAATTTCTGGGCATTTTATAGCTGACCATTACATATTATTAAAGGGGCAAGACACCACCTCATATTATGGGCCTTTGAACTTCCTCATGTTCAATGGGGGCTATCATAATGAACACCATGACTTCCCCAGTATTCCTGGAAGCCGCCTTCCACAGGTAAGTGAAGCTTCAATTCATTGTTTTAGTTCTGATCATTATATGATCCAAATTAGTCTTTACTtgctcatttttaaagaaaactggtttatgttatcaaacaaaaattcactttaaaaaacataaagcaagccgggcggtggttgcacacacttttaatcccagcactcgggaggcagaggcaagcagatctctgtgagttcgaggccagcctggtctagaagagctagttccaggacaggaaccaaaaaagctacgagaaaccctgtctcgaaaataaaaacaaaataaaaacccataaAGCATAGTGTATGCCCAGTGTCTGACAGACTATTTTTACTAAGGTTCACTTTCTTGGATTCTTACATTTGGCCATTACAGTTAGGATTCAGAAGTGTTAGAAGATGCGCAAAATCTATTACTTGGTAGAATAACTCAGTGGGTTATGAAAAGGGGACATGCGATTGGAAGGAGACTTTGGCAGGGTCAGGCCTGGTAAGATCAGGGGATTGATATTATGAAATATGCTGCCCACATGTATAAAATTCCCAACGaatgaaagcaaagaaacacCCATCTAAACAAAGCCCATCAGACCAGCATGACGAATGGACGTACACACTACAAGGggatttgatttttaattgagttacTTTACCCAGTAATAGATTTTGGGCATCTTCTAACACTTCTGAATCCTGACTGTGCATATGATGTGTAGATTGTCCTTATTCGTGAAGAACCATGAGCAAAGGTGGTGCCCTTTGGCTGGCTCGGTATTTTGTCCCTCTGTCTGTCAGACACGCACCTGTCATCTCGTGGCCTCAGTAACACCCACTCTTCACCTTGCTGTGTTTTTCACTTCCAGGTGAGGAAAATAGCAGCGGAGTACTACGATAAACTCCCCCATCACAGCTCCTGGATCAAAGTACTGTATGATTTTGTGATGGATGACACCCTGAGTCCCTACTCACGGATAAAGAGGCCTCCAAAAGGGAACGAGATTCTGGACTAAATATCACAGCCAAAGAAAATCCTCTCCGAGCTTTCTAATAGCCAACACTGTGGAACTATCTCCCCACCCTGGCTCTCTCACTGGTAATTTAACTGAGGGCAGCATACATGCCCAGCAAGAACTCTGCCAAATGAGCTATCCTCCCAGTCTGATTTTTTGCCTGATTAGTCTTGGGATCAGTGATGGACAGAATCTGTCTTGCTACAATTTAAACTCAGATCCCCATGATATTAAGAATTCACTCTGGTTTTCAGTTGGTCTGACGGTTGCAGTGCTCACCTCTGCCTACAGGGTGCTTGCTTGTTGAATTAGCATTCCTGGTGGGTTCTTTACCTATGTCTATCACTTTGTAAGCACATCACGAAATGCCTACGTTACTACAGAATCTTGACCATTAAATTTTACTGTAATAAAAAAAGGCAACCAAATGTGCTGTCAATCAAAATgcatttacctttttttttttgtatttcactatattttctctatgttatatGGTTAGTTACATTTGTACTTGGGGAAACTAAGCTTTAAATTCTCTTCCCATGAAAAGGACGAGAAAAGCTCAGAGACTGTGGTGTTCCAGGTCCTAGGGAGGAGACTGACTTGGCGCCCTCTGCTGCACCCAGCTTTAGGTAGTTTACGGGGTTTTGGACTTGGATCTACATGCTTCTACCTTAAGCATTTTACCCATTTCCCCAGTCCTATTACTTCTGTTCTCAAAAGCACAGAGAG contains:
- the LOC142858407 gene encoding sphingolipid delta(4)-desaturase DES1-like, with translation MKPDPNLIWIITAMVLTHIASFYLVKDLEWKWVLFWSFVFGSSINHSMTMAIHEISHNFPFGHYRALWNRWFGMFANLPFGIPYSVSYKMYHMDHHRYLGVDGIDVDAPSHFEGWFFCTTFRKLVWVVFQPLFIFLRPYFVSPKPVTSLEMINIVAQMTFNSIVYYVWGIKSLVYMLTASLFGLGLNPISGHFIADHYILLKGQDTTSYYGPLNFLMFNGGYHNEHHDFPSIPGSRLPQVRKIAAEYYDKLPHHSSWIKVLYDFVMDDTLSPYSRIKRPPKGNEILD